The window CTTTGTGATCCACCCGCTGAACGTCGGGTTTATCCATGCGCATCCCTGGTTCGGCTGGACGCGCTATCTGCCCGATGATCTGGTCGAGGCCGTGGCGGCCTACTTCCCGCCGATCTACGTCGGCAAGGTGAGCGGGGTGCGCTCGGCGGCCACCGGCCAGCGGGTCGAAGGCTACCTGATCTCGCTGGGCGCCACGCCGCGCCAGATGATGCGCCACGGAGAACGTTTCACCTACGCGCGCCTGAACCAGGCCGCGCGCATGGCCGAGCGTATGGGCGCGCGGATCATGGGGCTGGGCGCCTTCACCAGCGTGGTGGGCGACGCCGGCGCCACCGTGGCCCACGAGGCCGATATCGCCATTACCAGCGGCAACAGCCTGACAGTGGCCGCCACGCTCGAGGCGGCCAAACAGGCCGTCCGCAAAATGGGGGCTACCGACCTGACTCAGGGCCGGGCCATGGTTATTGGCGCAACCGGGTCCATTGGCTCGGTGTGCTCGCGTCTCCTGGCCCAGGCCATCCGCGATGTGGTGCTGGTGTCAATCGAGCCGGAAAAACTGATCGCCCTGAAGCGCACCATCGAGGCGGAGACGCCAGGGGCGCGGGTGGTGATCGCCACTCGCTCTGATGAACTCGCCGGCGAATGCGACCTGATCGTCACCGCCACCTCGGCCTTTGGCCAGCGCGTGCTCGATATCACCCGCTGCAAGCCCGGGGCGGTGATCTGCGACGTCGCCCGTCCGCCCGACATTAGCGAGGCTGAGGCCGCCCTGCGCCCGGATGTGCTGGTCATCGAAAGCGGCGAGGTGCTGTTGCCAGGCGAGGTTTCCATCAGTTACAACATCGGCCTGCCGCCGGGCACGGTCTACGCCTGTCTGGCGGAGACCGCCCTGCTGGCGATGGACGGGCGCTTCGAGGATTACACGATCGGCCGCAACATCACCATGGAGCGGGTCAAAGAGATCTACCGTCTCTTCAAGAAGCACGGGTTGCAACTGGCCGGCCTGCGCTCCCTCGGGGCCTATGTGACCGATGAGGATGTGCTGGCCAAACGCGCCCTTGCCGACAGGTTGCGGGCCGATCCCGCCCTGTTCGCCCGCACCCGCGCCGAGGCCGCCGAGCGGCTGGCCCGCATCCCCGCCGCATCCAAGGGCGTGCGCGCGCGGCGCTCCGGGCGGATGCGCTGGGTCTGGGCCGCGGTTGGCGTCGCCCTGGCGGGGATCGGGCTGCGTCGCCGCGCTGCGCGCGCCACCCCCACAGCCGCCGCCTATGAGGAGGTGACCCGATGAGCGACCGTTCTGCGCGAACGCCATTCTCCAACATTGATGCGTACTGGCTCCATATTGACGAGCCAGTCAACCCGATGGTGATCACGACCCTCTGGGGCTTCGATCAGCCGATCGCCTTCGACGACCTGCGCGCAATCGTCCGCGACCGGCTGCTGGTCTTCGAGCGCTTCCGCCAGCGCATGGTCGAGCCGCGAGGCGACGGTCGCCCCTACTGGGAACTGGCCCCTGATTTTGAACTGAGCGCCCATCTGCACCATATCGCCCTCCCCGGCGACGGCACTCAGGCCGACCTGCGCGATCTCGTCAGCGACTTGCTCAGCGCCACCCTCGACCGCTCTCGCCCGCTCTGGCAGATGTACCTGGTTGATCGCTGCGGCCCGGGATGCGCCCTGATTATGCGCCTGCACCATTGCCTGGCCGATGGCATCACCTTGAGCCACATGCTCCTTGGCCTGACTGATGAGGGGGCGGCGAAGGCCGCCGCGGAGCCGCGACACAACCATCACGCCTCGCGCTCGCCCCTGGCGCTGATCAGCGATATGGCCCGCGCAGCCGATCACGCCCTCCACGAGGGCTGGGAGTTGATCACCCATCCCGACCAGTTGCTGCAGATGGGCCTGAGCAGCGCGGGCGCGGCCGGCAAATTGATGCTGATGGGGCCTGACCCGCAGACCCCGTTGAAGGGGCCGCTCAGCGTCGCCAAACGCGCCGCCTGGACCGGGCCGGTGCCTCTGGCCGACGTGAAAGCAGCCGGGCGGGTCACTGGCGCGACCATCAACGATGTGTTGCTTGCCGCCGTCAGCGGCGCCCTGAGCCGGTATCTGCGCGGGCGCGGAGTGGACGTGACCGATCTGACCATCCGCGCGGTCGTGCCGGTGAACCTGTTGCCGCCCGGCGCGCACCCCGATGGCGGCAACCACTTCGGGCTGGTCTTCGTCTCCTTGCCGCTCGGCGTGACCGACACGGTGGAACGTGTCAGGCGCATCCATGCCGAGACCAGCGCCATCAAGCGTTCACCCGAAGCCGTCATAGCTTTTGGGTTGATGGAGGCGATGGGCGCGGCCCCCGTGGAGGTCGAGCGTTTCGGCGTGGACATCTTCGCCGCCAAGGCGACTGTGGTGATTACGAACGTGCCGGGGCCGCGCGAGCCGTACTCCCTGGCCGGGCAGTTGATCCGCCGCGTCATGTTCTGGGTGCCGACAGCCCGGCTGGGTCTGGGGATCAGCATCCTGAGTTACAATGGAGAGGTGCAAATCGGCGTTCTCGCCGATGCGGGCCTCGTGCCCGACCCGGAGCGGATCGTTGTCGCCTTCCACCAGGAGATGGACGAGTATATCGCCCTCGCCCGGCAGGTCGGCGCCGTCTGAACCCGGGCCGGCAGGCGGAGACGCCGCGCGGAACGTCTCCAGGCGCGCGCTCTGGCCCGACGGGGGCCGGGAAGGTTGTATCTGAGCAGCAATTAACCGAAGGTCGGTATGCCAATTGATCTTGATCAAGTCAAAGTACGCCACAACCCTGCGGCGCAACGCTTCGAGGCGCTGGTCGAGGGTCAACTCTCCGTCGCCGAGTACCGGCTCGATGGCCGGCGCATCCTGTTCACCCATACCGAGGTGCCGCCAGCCCTGCGCGGTCAGGGCGTCGCCGCGAAGGTCGTGCGTGCGGCCCTCGACTACGCCCGCGAGTCCGGTCTCATCGTGGTCCCCCTCTGCTGGTACGTGGACGCCTTTATTCGCCGCAACCCCGAGTACCGCGACCTGCTGGGGTGAGCCCGGGCGCCGCACGCGGGTTTGGAGCGCGCTGCGCCGCAGAAGAGGATAATGGACGGCAAGCCTTATAGATGGCAATCCAAAATCTACAATTCAAAATGATATAAGTAGTCTGTAAACAAAGTCTTTCGCTAAATGCCCATCCCCTCCCCAATCCTCCCCCGCCGGGGGAGGGCGTCCGCCTCCGCCCCCAACGGGGGGAGGCCGGGAGGGGGGTGGAAAGGCCAGGAAACTTACTTTACAGACTAATAAGTCCCGCAGGCGGGGGATGGGGAACCTGACGTTCCCCATCCCCCCACTTGCTCTGCGGATCGGGAGGATTGCCCTTTTCTGGACCCGCTTCCGGGGCCTATGCAAAGCTGTCTCCTGCGGTAGTGCGCGGAGCTGGCCTCGGGTCTTTGCGCCAGCCGTAGCCTCCTCCTTTTATCCGTTCGGTTATTTGCTGTTACGGCCCTCTGCTATACTCGTGCCGACTCGTCCTCTCGTGCATAATGCTCTCAACTCAACGACAGCATAACCATAACAACATAGGCGCCGGTATGAGCACACATTTTCCCTCCGACCCGACAGCACTGATGGCCGACTACGAGCGTTTGCGGGAGCGAGTTGCGCAACTGGAGGACGTTACCCGGGCAAAGCGGCAGGAAAATGAACTGCGCATCTTCAAGTTGCTGGTGGAGAACGCCCCTGACGGCATCGGCATCGCCGACAACGATCTGGTATTGACCTACGCCAATCCCGCCTTCGCTGCGATGCTGGGCTACCCCGGCCTGGCCGGCATGACAGTGCCGGCGATTACCCATCCCGATGATCTACCGATATTGAGCGCCATCGCCGAACAGGTGATTCGGGGCGAGACCCCGTGCGAAACAATACGCTATCTGCGCAGCGACGGTGCGACGGTCACGGTGCAGGCCTCAGCGCTGGCGCTGCGCGACGGTGAGGGCAACCTGATCGGCTATGCATCAATCAATCGCGACATTACCAGACAACTTGAAGCAGAGGAGAGTCTGCGCGCCAGTGAGCAGCGCAACCGCGCGCTGCTCAACGCCATTCCCGATCTGTTGTTCGTACTCACTGCCGATGGCGTTTTTCTCGATTTCAAAGCAGATAACAGCGGCGACCTGCTGCTGCCGCCCGAAGCGTTTCTCAACCGGAAGGTCGCCGATGTCCTGCCGCCGCATCTGGCTGAACAGGTCATGACCCACATCGAAGCGCTCAAACGCACCCATACGATGCAGACCTACGAGTATCAGGTTGTCATCAACGATGAGTTGCGTGATTTTGAAGCGCGCATGGTGCAGAGTGACGACGATGTGCTGGTGCTATCGCGTGACGTAACGAAGCAGCGGCGCGCCGAACGCGAACGGCAGGCGATGCAGGAGCAGATCATCGAGGCTCAGCAGGCGACGCTGCGCGAGCTGAGCACGCCGCTGATGCCTATCGCCGACGGCGTGGTGGCGATGCCGCTGATCGGCACGATTGATACGTTGCGCGCGCAACAGATTATGGAAGCGCTGCTCGAAGGCATCGCTGATCACCGTGCCCGTTTCGCCATCCTCGACATTACCGGAGTGAAGGTGGTGGACACGCAGGTGGCCGGGGCGCTGATCCGCTCGGCGCAGTCCGCTCGCCTGCTCGGCGCGCGGGTGGTGCTGACGGGCATCAGCCCGGAGATTGCCCAGACCCTCGTGCACATTGGCGCCGATATGCGCGAGATGATCACCAAACCAACGCTGCAACAGGGTATCGCCTACGTGCTCGAGCAGTAGAGGTGAAGACAGGGCGTATACCAGAGGGTTGGGAGTCGCCACGCCCCTCTTACACTTCACTAATGCTCCGCTAGCGTCCCCACAACACCCGGCTGGTACACTGGAAGCGCTAACGGGGACGGTTCCGTTGGCCTGAGTGGCGTAACCGCCTCCAGCGGCCGCCGGGAGAAGACCTATGAGTACCCTCCATGCCTTGTCGAGCCGCCAGCCCCTGGTGATGGGAGGGCTGGCCCTGGCGGTTATCGCCGCCACCATGATCCTGCTGTTCGCTGTGACGCCCCCGGCGGTCGCTGGCATCCTTAGCGTGTTGCTCGTTCTGGCAATCGTCGCCCTGCAAGGGTTTATGACCGCCCGCGCGTCGCCCCGCGCAGCCCGTGCCCAACCGCAACCTGCCGGTGGCAACGCCGCGCCCCTGCTGCGGCTCACCCTCGCCGATGGCGAGGTGCTCGTCGCCCGCGAAGTGGACCTGGGGCAGCCCGGCGAGCACCGGCTGTTGCTCACCCGCAGGGGGTATATGCTGGTTAATGCTGCGGGCGAGGTGATCTACCGGTTATAAGTCAAGGTTCAGCTCGAGCGTTCCAGCCTGGCAGTTGCTCAATCGCTCTTTGGAGGTGCGGAGGTGTGGAGGTGTGGAGCTGTAGGGGTGTGAAAGCCTGATGCTCAAGCCGGTGTGTGCGCCTTTGCCTCAGGCATGGAGCGGGGCGACCTGGATCTGGTTGCGGCCGCGGTGCTTGGCGACGTAGAGGGCATCGTCGGCGCATTTGAGCAACTGCTCAAGAGACATCGGTGGCACGCCGCATCCGCAGCTTGCGACGCCAATGCTCACGCTCATTGATACTTCGGCCACATCGGTTGCGATAGGCCGTGCGTCAATGGCGCCACGCAGACGCTCGGCCACCTGGAGCGCCGAATCGTTCCCCGTTTCAGGCAGCAGGACGATGAACTCCTCTCCCCCGAAGCGCCCGATAATATCGTTCTGGCGCAGGTTGTCGCGCATGCGCGCGGCGATGATCTGTAGCGCCTGATCGCCTGCGACATGCCCGTAGGTGTCGTTGAACTGCTTGAAATAATCAACGTCAATCATCAATAAGCTAAGCGGGCGGTGATAGCGTTCCGCCCGCTCCACTTCACGCCGGGCCAGTTCGAAGAAGTGGCGGCGATTAGACACGCCGGTGAGCGAGTCCAGCGTGGCCAGTTGTTGCACCTGGTGGAAGAGACGCGCATTCTGGATGGCAATCGCCGCCGTAGCCGCCAGCGTTTCCAGCACATCGAGATCGGCGCTGCGGTAGGCGTCGCTGGCTTCAGCCTGAACCGAGAGCGCGCCAATGGGCTGGCCGCCGACGTTGAGCGCCACCGCCAGGAGCGACCCGGTTGGTTGTTCGCCCTCGCCGAACGGTTCGGCGTCGAACCACTTCTCGATTTCGGGATCACAGCCGGTGATGCGCAACGAAATCCCGGTGCGGACAATAAAGCCGATCAATCCTCGCTGGAGCGGCAGGCGCTCGCGCGGCCAGATCCCGACGGCGTCCACCTTGTAAACATACTCGATCTCCTGGCGCTCCGCGTCGAGCAGTCCAATCACGCAGGTGTCGCATGGCATCAGGCGCCCCGCGGCGCGGTGGATCGCCTGGCAGAGGGCATCGAGTTCAAGCTCCTGGCCGAACTCCAGGCTGGCCCGGTAGAGCAGTGATCGCCGCTCGGCCTCCTCAAGGGCGGTCTGGTAGAGACGGGCGTTCTCCAGCGCCACCGCGGTCTGACGGGCCACGGTCTCGAGCAGTTGCTGGTCGCGCCGGGTGAACTGGCGTCCCGGTTGGAGATAGTAGACCCCCAGAGCGCCCAGCATCTTGTGGACGGTGCAGATCGGCACAGCTACAACGGCATGCACGTTGCGCTCAACAAGTAACGGAATGGCCCGTGGATGGTTCTTGTAGTCGTTGATCAGCAGCGGCTTGCCGCTGTCCAGAAGCTCCCATACCGCCCCGGTGCCGCGCAACAGGGGTCCTGAGTCGGTCAAACCGGAGATCCCGATGGCGTGTCCGGTCCAGATGCAATCACGCTCGGCGTCATACAAGGACAGCGCGCCAGCATCGGCGCCGAGCAGTTCGATTGATAGTTGCACCACCCGGTCAAGTATGGTGTTAATATCCAGCGCGCTGCTGATGGTGAGCGTCACGTCGCGAAGTTGCCGTTCGCGCGCGTCAAAATGCTCGTCGGCGGGGAGCGTTGCCAGCGGCAAGGGCGTGAGCACCAGCAACTGGCCAAGGGGGCGCTGGTCGGCATCGCTGAGGGGAGTGCGACGCACCCGCACGGAGCGTCCTTCGAGGCAGTAGGAGTCGGCCAGCGGGTTGTCCCTCGCGCATTCCACGAAGACGTGAAACGGAACGCCGAGCACCTCTGCGCCGCGGTTGAGCAGCAGGCGCGCCAGCACACTGGCGCCGATAATCACACCCTGGGCGTCGAGCAACACGATCGCCTCGCTGGTCTGTTCCAGCAGGGCGTTCCAGGCCTGGAGCAGCGTGGTCGGGGCTGGCGGATGCTCGGAGTTCATCATGATCGGCGTTCAACTTTGGAGGGCCTCGCTGGCGGCAGCGATAGCCTGGCGCACATCTCCGGGCGATATGCCATAGTGCGTCACCGCGCGCAGCACGTTTCCTTCAAGCCGGCCCATCAGCACTCCTCGCTGCCGCAGACCGGCCAGGAAGTCAGCAGGCCCCGGATGGCTGGTGGTCAACTCGAAGCGCACAATATTGCTCTGCACCCGTTCCAGATCCACCCGCAGACCGGGAAGGGCGGCGAGACCCTCGGCCAGGGCGCGGGCGGTAGCGTGGTCATCGGCCAGCCGCGCGGTCATCTCGGTGAGGGCGACGATGCCCGCCGCGGCGACGACGCCGGCCTGGCGCATGCCGCCGCCGACAAGTTTGCGCAGCCGGCGCATCTGCGCAATGAGCGGGCGCGGGCCGGCGACCAGCGAACCGACGGGGGCGGCCAGTCCCTTGGAGAGGCAGAAGAGTACGGTATCGGCGTGCCGGGCAATGGCGCGCGCCTCGACGCCGAGGGCCACGGCGGCGTTGAAGATCCGCGCGCCGTCGAGGTGCAGCGGCACGCCGGCCTCGCGCGCGATGGCGTGGGCGGCTTCCAGGTAGGCCAGGGGCAGCACCGTACCGCCGCAGCGGTTATGGGTCGTCTCCAGGCAGAGGACGCCAGGCGGGGCCTCGTGCTCGTCGCGGGGCGGGGCCAGCGCCGCGCGGATGCGCTCCAGCGGCAGCGTGCCGTCGGCAGCGGTTGGCAGCGTATGGTAGACCAGGCCGCCCAGGGCCGAGGCGCCGCCGGCCTCGTAGTGGTAGATATGGCACTCGTCACCGCAGATCACCCGCGTCCCGCGACGCCCGTGGGCCAGCAGGGCGATCAGATTGCCCATGGTGCCGCTGGGCACAAAGATCGCCGCCTCCTTGCCCGCCAGCTCCGCCGCGAGGGTCTCCAGGCGGTTCACAGTGGGATCCTCGCCGTAGACATCGTCGCCGACCTCGGCCCGCGCCATGGCCTCGCGCATGGCCGGGGTCGGCAGGGTGACCGTGTCGCTGCGCAGATCGATCAGCCTTTGTGACGTAGCTGCGGCGCTTTCGATTGCGTCCATCGGGTCCTTCTTCCTCTCAGGCAGAAAGCTCTGCACAGGAAAGTCTGGGGGCTCAGGAGTTTGTAAAGGAAGTTTCCCGGCATTTCCGCCCCCCTCCCAGCCCCCCCTACGGGGGGAGGGAGGCAGGCGCCCTCCCCCAGCAGGGGAGGGTCAGGGAGGGGGTGGGCGTTTACCGAAAAAACTTCGTTACGCCCGCCCTCTCCCTGATCCTTCCTCGCCGGGAGAGGGCGCCCGGCGCCGCCCCCCAAACGCTAACCAGCTTATCCGGCATTCTGTCGTGCCTGATGGTCGTTGTGCAGACCGTTGCCGGGCCTCCTGCAAGCGTGTATCGCCCATACTGTACGTGAGCGGTATTACCGCGCATAGCAGCTCCGGGCGCCGGCGCCTGTTCCTACAGTCCGGGGAGGGTTACCGGCTGTCCGGCAGCCAGTTGCTCCAGCGCCGGTTCCAGTTCGGCGAAGGTGATGCCGCCCTCGTAGCGCGCCTGGATGAACCCCTTCGCGTCCACCAGGAAGGTCCATGGCTCGGTGCGCAGGCCCCATTCGGCCATCTGGGGGACGTAGCGCTGGGCCTGGAACGACTCGCCAAAGGGGTAGGGATACACCTCGATGTGAATGAAGGTGACGCGATCCTGGAACGCCGGCTTGAGACGCTTGAGGACCTGCATATTCGGCGCGCACACGGCGGTCTGGCAATAGCCGGGGGTGGAGAAGGTGACCACAAAGGGCTTGCCGGCGG of the Chloroflexaceae bacterium genome contains:
- a CDS encoding wax ester/triacylglycerol synthase family O-acyltransferase, which gives rise to MSDRSARTPFSNIDAYWLHIDEPVNPMVITTLWGFDQPIAFDDLRAIVRDRLLVFERFRQRMVEPRGDGRPYWELAPDFELSAHLHHIALPGDGTQADLRDLVSDLLSATLDRSRPLWQMYLVDRCGPGCALIMRLHHCLADGITLSHMLLGLTDEGAAKAAAEPRHNHHASRSPLALISDMARAADHALHEGWELITHPDQLLQMGLSSAGAAGKLMLMGPDPQTPLKGPLSVAKRAAWTGPVPLADVKAAGRVTGATINDVLLAAVSGALSRYLRGRGVDVTDLTIRAVVPVNLLPPGAHPDGGNHFGLVFVSLPLGVTDTVERVRRIHAETSAIKRSPEAVIAFGLMEAMGAAPVEVERFGVDIFAAKATVVITNVPGPREPYSLAGQLIRRVMFWVPTARLGLGISILSYNGEVQIGVLADAGLVPDPERIVVAFHQEMDEYIALARQVGAV
- a CDS encoding N-acetyltransferase, with the protein product MPIDLDQVKVRHNPAAQRFEALVEGQLSVAEYRLDGRRILFTHTEVPPALRGQGVAAKVVRAALDYARESGLIVVPLCWYVDAFIRRNPEYRDLLG
- a CDS encoding PAS domain-containing protein encodes the protein MSTHFPSDPTALMADYERLRERVAQLEDVTRAKRQENELRIFKLLVENAPDGIGIADNDLVLTYANPAFAAMLGYPGLAGMTVPAITHPDDLPILSAIAEQVIRGETPCETIRYLRSDGATVTVQASALALRDGEGNLIGYASINRDITRQLEAEESLRASEQRNRALLNAIPDLLFVLTADGVFLDFKADNSGDLLLPPEAFLNRKVADVLPPHLAEQVMTHIEALKRTHTMQTYEYQVVINDELRDFEARMVQSDDDVLVLSRDVTKQRRAERERQAMQEQIIEAQQATLRELSTPLMPIADGVVAMPLIGTIDTLRAQQIMEALLEGIADHRARFAILDITGVKVVDTQVAGALIRSAQSARLLGARVVLTGISPEIAQTLVHIGADMREMITKPTLQQGIAYVLEQ
- a CDS encoding serine carboxypeptidase is translated as MKHVLVIHDDSGDETATIEMLGTPVQVRRIGCGGDLELARRLIAEHDGQVSAIALENMPANLQLGPARQPHALGSALAATARQTPVVDGSGVRPMLERWGVILADRAQPGIFSRKRVLMVPGLNHDGLAHALSRRGCTVRYADPVVFFGMPDLPGVGSPATLPRVAAPTLEWLKTAPFHRVVPRPGTPRNPRPAAPFAWADLLAGEIGAIRRYAPASLRRKTIVVEWASAEDRADLQARGASIVVSLLDGLIPVDGLRHWSAATVEALLAALRANPEAPLTEDTYLDLLAEIDWSPAITYLQPEDAGINKFAFVIHPLNVGFIHAHPWFGWTRYLPDDLVEAVAAYFPPIYVGKVSGVRSAATGQRVEGYLISLGATPRQMMRHGERFTYARLNQAARMAERMGARIMGLGAFTSVVGDAGATVAHEADIAITSGNSLTVAATLEAAKQAVRKMGATDLTQGRAMVIGATGSIGSVCSRLLAQAIRDVVLVSIEPEKLIALKRTIEAETPGARVVIATRSDELAGECDLIVTATSAFGQRVLDITRCKPGAVICDVARPPDISEAEAALRPDVLVIESGEVLLPGEVSISYNIGLPPGTVYACLAETALLAMDGRFEDYTIGRNITMERVKEIYRLFKKHGLQLAGLRSLGAYVTDEDVLAKRALADRLRADPALFARTRAEAAERLARIPAASKGVRARRSGRMRWVWAAVGVALAGIGLRRRAARATPTAAAYEEVTR
- a CDS encoding diguanylate cyclase — encoded protein: MMNSEHPPAPTTLLQAWNALLEQTSEAIVLLDAQGVIIGASVLARLLLNRGAEVLGVPFHVFVECARDNPLADSYCLEGRSVRVRRTPLSDADQRPLGQLLVLTPLPLATLPADEHFDARERQLRDVTLTISSALDINTILDRVVQLSIELLGADAGALSLYDAERDCIWTGHAIGISGLTDSGPLLRGTGAVWELLDSGKPLLINDYKNHPRAIPLLVERNVHAVVAVPICTVHKMLGALGVYYLQPGRQFTRRDQQLLETVARQTAVALENARLYQTALEEAERRSLLYRASLEFGQELELDALCQAIHRAAGRLMPCDTCVIGLLDAERQEIEYVYKVDAVGIWPRERLPLQRGLIGFIVRTGISLRITGCDPEIEKWFDAEPFGEGEQPTGSLLAVALNVGGQPIGALSVQAEASDAYRSADLDVLETLAATAAIAIQNARLFHQVQQLATLDSLTGVSNRRHFFELARREVERAERYHRPLSLLMIDVDYFKQFNDTYGHVAGDQALQIIAARMRDNLRQNDIIGRFGGEEFIVLLPETGNDSALQVAERLRGAIDARPIATDVAEVSMSVSIGVASCGCGVPPMSLEQLLKCADDALYVAKHRGRNQIQVAPLHA
- the ltaE gene encoding low-specificity L-threonine aldolase, translating into MDAIESAAATSQRLIDLRSDTVTLPTPAMREAMARAEVGDDVYGEDPTVNRLETLAAELAGKEAAIFVPSGTMGNLIALLAHGRRGTRVICGDECHIYHYEAGGASALGGLVYHTLPTAADGTLPLERIRAALAPPRDEHEAPPGVLCLETTHNRCGGTVLPLAYLEAAHAIAREAGVPLHLDGARIFNAAVALGVEARAIARHADTVLFCLSKGLAAPVGSLVAGPRPLIAQMRRLRKLVGGGMRQAGVVAAAGIVALTEMTARLADDHATARALAEGLAALPGLRVDLERVQSNIVRFELTTSHPGPADFLAGLRQRGVLMGRLEGNVLRAVTHYGISPGDVRQAIAAASEALQS